One Papaver somniferum cultivar HN1 chromosome 10, ASM357369v1, whole genome shotgun sequence genomic window carries:
- the LOC113315587 gene encoding uncharacterized protein LOC113315587, whose amino-acid sequence MEESSNSRSESEISKKFSSDNSYVPLNLNPSVFIPDEIIDESVNEWRFSLIGRLDFVKLKISVAETCLRKQWNLIGKCQFIPIGKGFFIIKLENKVDMKFVYEGFWEVESQYLKLRYWERDFKPEQQKSSSAFVWMLFPGLSIEYWKEDILMSMGRAIGRPIQIDSTTLKREIGYYASILVEVYHH is encoded by the coding sequence atggaGGAATCTTCAAATTCTCGATCGGAATCTGAGATTTCCAAAAAGTTTAGTTCTGATAATTCTTATGTTCCTCTAAATCTTAATCCATCGGTTTTCATACCTGATGAGATTATTGATGAGAGTGTAAATGAATGGAGATTTAGTTTGATAGGAAGGCTTGATTTTGTGAAATTGAAGATATCAGTTGCAGAAACTTGTTTAAGGAAGCAATGGAATCTTATTGGTAAATGTCAGTTTATCCCTATTGGTAAAGGTTTCTTTATTATCAAGCTagagaataaggttgatatgaaatttgtGTATGAGGGTTTCTGGGAAGTTGAATCTCAATATCTGAAGCTTCGATACTGGGAAAGGGATTTCAAGCCTGAGCAACAGAAATCTTCAAGTGCTTTTGTATGGATGTTATTTCCAGGTCTTAGTATTGAGtattggaaagaagatattcttatgtcCATGGGTAGAGCAATTGGTAGACCAATTCAGATTGATTCCACAACTCTGAAGAGAGAAATTGGTTACTATGCTAGCATTTTGGTGGAAGTTtatcatcactaa